The Halomicronema hongdechloris C2206 genome includes a window with the following:
- a CDS encoding DUF4079 domain-containing protein, with protein MNYWLYAIHPAWMWVVFVFTLYALYLGIQVRRTRTATGELKKALVKQKFGQRHYQLGALLLALMTTGSIGVLGIEYLNSGKLYVVPHTLVGLGMTVLMANAAALAPLMQRGKEWARYTHIAIALTITVLFGWQFVTGIEVVWEIINDYSNSTS; from the coding sequence ATGAACTACTGGCTCTATGCAATCCATCCCGCTTGGATGTGGGTCGTGTTTGTTTTCACACTCTATGCCCTCTATTTGGGGATTCAAGTTCGGCGTACCCGGACTGCAACTGGCGAGCTGAAAAAAGCGTTGGTCAAACAGAAATTCGGACAAAGACACTACCAACTCGGAGCTTTACTCTTGGCATTAATGACAACTGGCAGTATCGGTGTCCTGGGTATCGAATACCTTAACAGTGGCAAGTTGTATGTGGTTCCCCATACCCTCGTTGGCTTAGGAATGACAGTGCTAATGGCAAATGCAGCGGCATTAGCACCTCTGATGCAACGAGGCAAAGAATGGGCACGCTACACACATATTGCAATCGCCCTTACTATCACTGTGCTGTTTGGATGGCAATTTGTTACAGGAATTGAGGTGGTTTGGGAAATTATCAATGATTACTCCAATTCTACATCTTAA